One Triticum dicoccoides isolate Atlit2015 ecotype Zavitan chromosome 5B, WEW_v2.0, whole genome shotgun sequence genomic window carries:
- the LOC119311348 gene encoding protein PAT1 homolog, whose product MESGDTKFDASQYAFFGNNVLEEVELGGLDDDDAGFVGPGDEEYTPIYRRDMLEDEGVGSFAGVDDLAGAFSKLTRTVNEPKQSGIVSRGGSLPGQTSTADWAQEAESSYWPTQPALGAEQRLDNKNWWSQPPHPAQFADSRLQRTSSSPQQDAQYNPIEPILGPRPSPLQRMSSYPHQEPQYNNIELIRGNGSRFTPALMQHPNGFIPPQMPPPHQQNGMLPIQHSPPQFSQLHAQMLGAQHSPPQNLQMFGPRHPSPQMMGRFDPNFVMPDLSDPRARSMLHHGRHGPRYPPQGFEPGNMRMDNRWQRFRSKYMSTEEIENIARMQKAATQITDPYIDDYYHQACLARKSAGAQLKHYFCPTLIRDTSSRTRSKDEPHAYLQVDALGRLPFSSIRRPRPLLDVEEASEPSDSTTEKSASKSLDQEPMLAARITIEDGLCLLLDVDDIDRLLHFSKQPDGGLQLRNRRQALLEQLAESLQLVDPLTSNKDAPLSQNDDLVFLRIVSLPKGRKLLSRYIDLVTSGSELARVVCMAVFRNLRSIFGNLPSDSSIAGTTTKLVCAVSTCVVRMDLSGLSACLAAVACSSQQPPLRPLGYAAGDGASVIIKSLLDRATDLLTDQHVASAYSMQNRTLWQASFDAFFGLLMGYCMSKFDTVVHTVQMQPAAAAVISRETPVELLRASLPHTNEYQRKQLLSFAQRTVPVNSSSSHGSGNVPMASEYVQS is encoded by the exons GACGAAGGTGTAGGTTCATTTGCTGGTGTTGATGATCTTGCCGGGGCATTCTCAAAG CTGACCAGAACTGTTAATGAACCAAAGCAATCAGGAATAGTTAGTCGTGGGGGATCGTTACCTGGACAAA CTTCTACTGCTGACTGGGCACAAGAGGCTGAATCATCGTACTGGCCTACACAGCCTGCATTGGGTGCTGAACAACGGCTGGACAACAAAAACTGGTGGTCTCAACCACCCCATCCAGCCCAGTTTGCTGATTCCAGACTTCAGAGGACATCCTCATCCCCGCAACAAGATGCTCAGTACAATCCTATTGAACCTATTCTCGGACCAAGGCCATCTCCTTTGCAGAGAATGTCATCATATCCTCACCAAGAGCCGCAATACAATAATATTGAACTGATTCGTGGGAATGGTAGCAGATTTACACCAGCTTTGATGCAGCATCCAAATGGATTTATACCACCTCAAATGCCGCCACCCCATCAACAAAACGGAATGCTCCCAATTCAACACTCTCCACCCCAGTTCTCACAACTACATGCCCAGATGCTTGGTGCCCAACATTCTCCGCCACAAAATCTGCAGATGTTTGGTCCTCGGCATCCTTCACCACAAATGATGGGTAGATTTGATCCAAATTTTGTTATGCCTGACTTGAGTGATCCCAGAGCCAGATCGATGTTACACCATGGAAGGCATGGCCCGCGCTATCCTCCCCAAGGTTTTGAGCCTGGTAATATGAGAATGGATAATAGGTGGCAGCGGTTCAGATCCAAGTACATGTCCACTGAAGAAATTGAGAACATCGCAAGGATGCAGAAAGCTGCCACTCAGATCACCGATCCATATATTGATGATTACTATCATCAAGCTTGTTTGGCCAGAAAATCAGCAGGAGCACAACTGAAGCACTACTTCTGTCCAACCTTGATCAGAGATACATCTTCTCGTACACGCAGTAAGGATGAGCCACATGCGTATCTTCAGGTTGATGCTCTTGGGAGGCTTCCATTTTCCTCCATCCGCAGGCCCCGTCCGCTCCTTGATGTTGAAGAAGCCTCTGAACCAAGTGATAGCACTACTGAAAAATCTGCTTCAAAATCTCTTGACCAAGAGCCGATGCTGGCTGCTAGAATCACAATTGAAGATGGCCTTTGCCTACTACTGGATGTGGATGATATAGATCGTTTGCTTCACTTTAGTAAACAGCCAGATGGTGGTTTGCAACTTAGAAACAGAAGACAGGCTCTTCTCGAGCAGCTGGCAGAATCACTGCAATTAGTTGATCCACTTACATCTAATAAGGATGCACCTCTGTCGCAAAATGATGATCTAGTGTTTCTCCGCATAGTATCTCTACCGAAGGGCCGGAAACTACTTTCTCGTTATATTGATCTTGTTACTTCAGGTAGTGAGCTTGCAAGGGTTGTTTGCATGGCAGTTTTCCGGAATCTAAGATCTATATTCGGCAATTTGCCCTCTGATAGCAGCATAGCTGGGACCACAACTAAACTTGTATGTGCCGTATCCACCTGTGTTGTTCGGATGGACTTGAGTGGACTCAGTGCTTGTCTTGCAGCTGTTGCGTGTTCGTCACAGCAACCACCTCTTCGACCTCTGGGATATGCTGCTGGTGACGGCGCTTCTGTCATCATAAAGTCTCTACTGGACAGAGCTACAGATCTTCTTACTGATCAACATGTGGCCTCTGCTTACAGCATGCAGAACCGAACTCTATGGCAGGCATCATTTGATGCCTTCTTCGGGCTACTTATGGGGTATTGCATGAGTAAATTTGATACTGTGGTTCATACAGTGCAAATGCAACCTGCTGCTGCAGCTGTGATAAGCAGGGAAACACCAGTGGAGCTGTTGCGTGCCAGCCTTCCTCACACAAATGAGTATCAGCGCAAGCAGTTGCTCAGTTTCGCTCAGCGCACTGTGCCTGTCAACAGCTCTAGTTCCCATGGGTCTGGTAATGTGCCGATGGCATCAGAATATGTCCAGAGCTGA